The following coding sequences lie in one Egibacteraceae bacterium genomic window:
- a CDS encoding 2-hydroxyacid dehydrogenase: protein MKVGVFSTKAYDRQYLDRANGDHGHDLVFLEPRLTVETAPLASGFDAVCAFVNDDLGAEVLAALAEQSVRLVALRSAGFNHVDLARAAELGTTVARVPAYSPHAVAEHTVALILTLNRKIHRAHARVREGNFSLVGLLGFDLCGKTVGIVGTGAIGRVFARIMAGFGCRLLAFDPSPSDECLAVGVQYVPQPQLLAEADIVSLHCPLTPETHHLIDADALGLMRDGAMLINTSRGALVDTGAVVDGLKSGKLGALGLDVYEEEEALFFQDLSDRVITDDVFARLQTFPNVVITGHQAFFTAEALAHIAETTLGNISAFERGDGGLHVVTAERLN from the coding sequence GTGAAGGTCGGGGTGTTCAGCACCAAAGCGTACGACCGGCAGTACCTTGACCGGGCCAACGGGGACCACGGGCACGACCTGGTGTTCCTGGAGCCCCGCCTGACCGTGGAGACCGCACCCCTGGCGTCCGGCTTCGACGCCGTGTGCGCCTTCGTCAACGACGATCTCGGGGCGGAGGTCCTGGCCGCCCTCGCCGAGCAGTCCGTCCGGCTCGTCGCGCTGCGCTCCGCCGGGTTCAACCACGTGGACCTCGCCCGCGCCGCCGAGCTGGGCACCACGGTGGCACGGGTCCCGGCGTACTCGCCCCACGCGGTCGCGGAGCACACCGTCGCGCTGATCCTCACGCTCAACCGCAAGATCCATCGGGCGCACGCCCGGGTGCGGGAGGGCAACTTCTCCCTCGTCGGCCTGCTCGGCTTCGACCTGTGCGGCAAGACGGTGGGCATCGTCGGGACCGGGGCCATCGGCCGGGTCTTCGCCCGCATCATGGCCGGGTTCGGCTGCCGGCTGCTCGCCTTCGACCCCTCCCCCAGCGACGAGTGCCTGGCGGTCGGCGTCCAGTATGTGCCCCAGCCGCAGCTGCTGGCCGAGGCCGACATCGTCTCGCTGCACTGTCCGCTGACCCCCGAGACCCATCACCTCATCGACGCCGACGCCCTGGGGCTGATGCGCGACGGCGCCATGCTGATCAACACCAGCCGGGGCGCACTGGTCGACACCGGCGCGGTCGTCGACGGCCTGAAGTCCGGCAAGCTCGGCGCCCTCGGCCTGGACGTGTACGAGGAGGAGGAGGCGCTGTTCTTCCAGGACCTGTCCGACCGGGTGATCACCGACGACGTGTTCGCCCGGCTGCAGACCTTCCCCAACGTGGTCATCACCGGCCACCAGGCGTTCTTCACGGCCGAGGCGCTCGCGCA